A single genomic interval of Procambarus clarkii isolate CNS0578487 chromosome 61, FALCON_Pclarkii_2.0, whole genome shotgun sequence harbors:
- the LOC138354129 gene encoding probable G-protein coupled receptor 152, with protein sequence MSAIHQPRMSAIHQPRMSAIHQPRMSDIHQPLMSAIHQPLMSAIHQPLMSAIHQPRMSAIHQPLTSAIHQPLMSAIYQPPALTPKPEIIHQPLMSAIHQPLMSAIHQPLMSAIYQPPALTPKPEIIYHPLMSAIHQPLMSAIHQPLMSAIHQPLMSAIHQPLMSAAATRPNTQQVIVSLIMQISLQS encoded by the coding sequence ATGTCAGCCATCCACCAGCCACGCATGTCAGCCATCCACCAGCCACGCATGTCAGCCATCCACCAGCCACGCATGTCAGACATCCACCAGCCACTCATGTCAGCCATCCACCAGCCACTTATGTCAGCCATCCACCAACCACTCATGTCAGCTATCCACCAGCCACGCATGTCAGCCATCCACCAGCCACTTACGTCAGCCATCCACCAGCCACTCATGTCAGCCATCTACCAGCCACCCGCCCTGACACCCAAGCCTGAGATCATCCACCAGCCCCTCATGTCAGCCATCCACCAGCCACTCATGTCAGCCATCCACCAGCCACTCATGTCAGCCATCTACCAGCCACCCGCCCTGACACCCAAGCCTGAGATCATCTACCATCCCCTCATGTCAGCCATCCACCAGCCACTCATGTCAGCCATCCACCAGCCACTCATGTCAGCCATCCACCAGCCCCTCATGTCAGCCATCCACCAGCCACTCATGTCAGCCGCAGCCACCCGCCCCAACACGCAACAAGTCATAGTGTCTTTAATCATGCAGATAAGTCTACAATCctaa